The Lycium barbarum isolate Lr01 chromosome 10, ASM1917538v2, whole genome shotgun sequence genome includes a region encoding these proteins:
- the LOC132612767 gene encoding uncharacterized protein LOC132612767: MTCSNCREPNHNVRGCDKPKKGKQQAKKKQPARSKKRQTRGLVDEDENSQPAGGEINLTAPQPTQDSQPMPTPMHYGHASSSSSTPFPNFEYPLVEEDDEDPFLRPKVISEFSTRLQMKQKAQEPTGRRAICFRGDHNGVSEATNLPVSLTSLTWQGNNTVQERIGKLNPRRGSNS; the protein is encoded by the exons ATGACTTGTAGCAATTGTAGAGAGCCAAATCATAATGTTAGGGGCTGTGACAAG CCAAAGAAAGGCAAGCAGCAAGCTAAGAAAAAGCAGCCCGCTAGGAGCAAAAAGAGGCAGACTAGGGGCTTAGTTGATGAAGATGAAAATTCCCAACCAGCTGGAGGAGAAATCAACTTAACAGCCCCCCAACCAACCCAAGACAGTCAGCCCATGCCTACTCCAATGCATTATGGGCATGCTTCTAGTAGCAGCAGCACCCCATTTCCTAACTTTGAATATCCTTTAGTTGAGGAAGATGATGAAGACCCTTTTCTAAGGCCCAAAGTGATTTCTGAATTTTCCACAAGACTTCAAATGAAGCAAAAAGCACAAGAACCAACTGGAAGAAGGGCAATATGCTTTAGAGGTGACCACAATGGTGTTAGTGAGGCAACTAATCTTCCAGTCTCATTAACAAGCTTAACTTGGCAAGGGAATAATACAGTTCAAGAGAGGATTGGGAAGTTGAATCCAAGAAGGGGATCTAACAGTTGA